The proteins below come from a single Sander vitreus isolate 19-12246 chromosome 15, sanVit1, whole genome shotgun sequence genomic window:
- the gprc5ba gene encoding G protein-coupled receptor, class C, group 5, member Ba gives MAFLSVLLLLLTVAHRATGLSEASEPLPRGCGWGLVRPYTLLCDLDSIWGVAVESVAAGGVLTAILLALVLLCRLHHISEAEKRSGVGPILLLLLGILGLFSLSFAYLIEQDESLCLLRRALWGLLFAVCFSCLLVQGVRLRRIGCERRSPGGCALTGLALGLSAVQGIIAAEWLLLTVLREGRAACQYLPLDFSLACSYVLALLLAALTAASLALCGKTHQWRCNAIWLLVTCLLSLLLWVAWVGFYLYGNAWLGRSPDWNDPALAIALVAQGWLLLIFHAIPESHICLRPPPQPTAPDYFDTSQNSTRMRETSFDEDIPLSHRQFVENQGYGYNDENTAGLRSGSGAGQHNSNTAARPSAPFRSNVYQPTEMTMILNGGAVPSAPPTYTGRQLW, from the exons ATGGCGTTCCTCTCggtcctcctgctgctgctgactgtcGCTCATCGTGCCACCGGACTCTCTGAGGCCTCTGAGCCTCTCCCACGAGGCTGCGGCTGGGGCCTTGTCCGTCCCTACACCCTCCTCTGTGACCTGGACTCCATATGGGGTGTGGCTGTCGAGTCGGTGGCTGCCGGTGGGGTGCTGACTGCCATCTTGCTAGCCTTAGTCCTGCTGTGCCGCTTACACCACATCAGTGAAGCTGAGAAGCGCAGCGGCGTGGGACCCatcctcctgctgctcctcggCATCCTCGGCTTGTTCAGCCTAAGCTTTGCTTACCTGATCGAGCAGGATGAGTCTTTATGTTTGCTCCGCAGGGCCCTATGGGGTCTCCTGTTTGCCGTCTGCTTCTCCTGCTTGCTGGTGCAGGGTGTGCGCCTGCGTAGGATTGGCTGTGAGCGCCGGAGCCCTGGTGGCTGTGCCCTTACAGGCCTCGCGCTGGGTTTGAGTGCTGTGCAGGGCATCATCGCCGCCGAGTGGCTACTTCTCACCGTGCTGAGGGAGGGACGTGCTGCCTGTCAGTACCTGCCACTGGACTTCTCACTAGCCTGCAGCTACGTGCTAGCCCTCCTACTAGCCGCGCTGACTGCTGCCTCTCTGGCCCTGTGCGGGAAGACACATCAGTGGCGCTGCAATGCCATCTGGCTGCTGGTGACCTGCCTGCTGTCGCTGCTGCTGTGGGTGGCCTGGGTGGGCTTCTATCTGTACGGCAACGCCTGGCTGGGGAGGTCCCCGGACTGGAATGACCCGGCACTGGCCATTGCTTTAGTGGCTCAGGGTTGGCTGCTACTGATCTTCCATGCCATTCCTGAATCCCACATCTGCCTGAGACCCCCTCCACAGCCCACTGCCCCAGATTACTTTGACACCTCCCAGAACTCGACACGGATGAGGGAGACCAGCTTCGACGAAgacatccctctctctcacaggCAGTTTGTGGAGAACCAGGGCTACGGATACAACGATGAGAACACCGCAG GCTTGAGGAGCGGTAGTGGTGCTGGGCAACATAACAGCAACACCGCCGCCAGACCTAGCGCTCCTTTCCGCAGCAACGTCTACCAACCCACCGAGATGACCATGATCCTGAACGGGGGAGCG
- the proza gene encoding protein Z, vitamin K-dependent plasma glycoprotein a, translated as MRSFITSAALLCLLAGAVAAVQTPHTVFLDKQQASSVISRQKRNVDGSNPAPSSSLEQVCMEKVCSYEEARKIFQDSYRTDIFWSVYIDGDQCAEKPCKNGAMCSDSVGGYDCVCKSGFSGVHCEQDQTLCILEKNKGCSQFCKPGYTSYECSCARGWKLSNTDRNKCEPAVQFPCGKVNSLSRWDSRLASNVRSNFEGLSCSSTECPWQALLKSSESAGFCSGVILKENLVLTSVQCANKYSSFQVAVGKRTTNYDDKEQTLYVKIVHVHPRYVEGRPENDLAVIELRDRIIFKKEVTAACVPEKDFAESVLMTGEFPAIVTGWKEPNQVPALEGPLTLNQLAYNRLPQCLETHPNLMTNKMGCTTPRTNADCTMSSGSPLLTLYNEVFFLTGVVSQPPGADCTKGYIFQKVSRHLGWLRPLMGSR; from the exons ATGCGCTCCTTCATCACATCTGCCGCTCTGCTGTGTCTGCTGGCGGGGGCTGTGGCAGCCGTTCAGACCCCCCACACAG TGTTCTTGGACAAGCAGCAGGCAAGCTCTGTGATCTCTCGCCAGAAGAGAAATGTGGATGGCAGTAACCCAGCTCCGTCTTCCAGCTTGGAGCAGGTTTGCATGGAGAAGGTGTGCTCGTACGAGGAGGCCAGAAAGATCTTCCAGGACTCGTACCGCACG GATATCTTCTGGTCTGTCTACATTG ACGGAGACCAGTGTGCAGAGAAGCCCTGCAAGAATGGAGCCATGTGTTCGGACAGCGTGGGAGGCTACGACTGCGTCTGCAAGTCGGGATTCTCAGGGGTCCACTGTGAACAAG ACCAGACTCTGTGCATCCTGGAAAAGAACAAAGGCTGCTCCCAGTTCTGTAAACCAGGCTACACGTCCTACGAGTGCTCCTGTGCCCGCGGATGGAAGCTCAGCAATACGGACAGAAATAAGTGTGAGCCTGCAG TCCAATTCCCCTGTGGTAAGGTGAACAGTCTGAGTCGGTGGGATTCCAGACTGGCCAGCAATGTTCGCAGCAACTTTGAAGGACTTAGCTGTAGTTCTACAGAGTGTCCCTGGCAG GCTCTTCTGAAAAGTTCAGAGTCTGCAGGTTTCTGTAGCGGCGTCATTCTGAAGGAGAACCTGGTCTTGACTTCAGTTCAGTGTGCCAACAAATACAGCTCCTTCCAGGTGGCTGTCG GCAAGCGCACCACCAACTACGATGATAAAGAGCAGACGCTGTATGTAAAAATAGTTCACGTCCACCCGCGCTATGTGGAAGGTCGACCGGAAAATGACCTGGCTGTGATTGAGCTCCGCGACCGCATCATCTTTAAAAAGGAAGTGACTGCTGCCTGTGTGCCAGAAAAAGACTTTGCCGAAAGCGTCCTGATGACGGGAGAATTCCCGGCCATAGTCACCGGCTGGAAAGAACCCAATCAGGTACCTGCTTTAGAGGGCCCGCTCACCCTTAACCAACTGGCGTACAACCGCCTGCCTCAGTGTCTGGAGACTCACCCCAACCTGATGACCAATAAAATGGGCTGCACCACTCCCCGGACCAATGCTGACTGCACCATGAGCTCTGGCAGCCCCCTGCTCACCCTGTACAATGAGGTGTTCTTCCTCACTGGGGTGGTTAGCCAGCCGCCAGGGGCCGACTGCACCAAAGGCTACATCTTCCAGAAAGTATCGCGCCACCTCGGCTGGCTGCGGCCTCTCATGGGTTCCCGTTAG
- the gpr139 gene encoding putative G-protein coupled receptor 139 isoform X2 → MEHSHIFPVFPPNGSTWSPGEHPSEFAQGCPLGPLPVIYYSVLLCLGLPVANILTVVILSQLVLRRQKSSYNYLLALAAADILVLLLIVFVDFILEDFILATPLPLSLNNAVQVLEFSSIHTSIWITVPLTIDRYIAVCHPLRYHTVSYPARTRRVIFAVYIGCLLSAAPYYWWPELWHSLPGVSGGGGGVEGNRRTVAQHVLVWAHCATVYLLPCTVFFSLNAGIVCKLRRRRSCFRLRGYSTGKTTAILLAITSIFAVLWAPRTLMILYHFYSPPPASQGAGRLLHMLTDLANMLALLNTGVNFFLYCFISKRFRGMAANVLRALVHCRKQPPPFYASHNFSITSSPWISPANSHCIKMLVYQYDKNGKPICISS, encoded by the exons ATGGAGCACAGCCACATCTTCCCTGTATTTCCCCCAAATGGGAGCACTTGGAGCCCAGGGGAGCATCCCTCTGAGTTTGCCCAGGGATGCCCTCTCGGACCACTGCCTGTCATCTACTACAGTGTCCTGCTCTGTCTCGGCCTGCCGG TAG CTAACATCCTGACCGTGGTTATCCTGTCCCAGCTGGTGCTGCGTCGCCAGAAGTCTTCCTACAACTATCTCCTGGCTCTGGCAGCCGCTGACATCCTGGTCCTGCTCCTCATTGTTTTTGTCGACTTCATATTGGAGGATTTTATTTTGGCAACGCCGCTGCCTCTGTCATTAAACAATGCGGTGCAGGTTCTGGAGTTCTCCTCCATCCACACCTCCATCTGGATCACCGTGCCTCTCACCATTGACCGTTACATTGCTGTTTGCCACCCGCTGCGCTACCATACAGTCTCCTACCCGGCCCGCACACGAAGGGTGATATTTGCTGTGTATATTGGGTGCTTGCTCTCTGCAGCTCCTTATTACTGGTGGCCTGAGCTGTGGCACAGCCTGCCTGGGGTgagtggtggtggaggaggagtggAGGGCAACAGGAGAACCGTGGCCCAGCATGTCCTGGTGTGGGCCCACTGCGCCACTGTCTACCTCCTCCCCTGCACTGTCTTCTTCTCCCTAAATGCTGGCATTGTTTGTAAGCTACGCCGACGACGCAGCTGTTTCCGTCTGCGTGGCTACTCTACCGGCAAGACCACCGCCATTCTCCTTGCCATCACCTCCATTTTCGCAGTTTTGTGGGCGCCACGTACCCTCATGATCCTCTATCACTTCTACTCCCCTCCACCAGCCTCACAAGGTGCCGGTCGACTGCTCCACATGCTCACCGATCTGGCGAACATGCTAGCGTTGCTCAACACTGGGGTCAACTTCTTCCTCTACTGCTTCATCAGCAAGCGTTTCCGGGGCATGGCGGCCAACGTGCTGCGAGCCTTGGTCCACTGCCGGAAGCAGCCGCCGCCGTTCTACGCCAGCCACAACTTTTCCATCACAAGCAGCCCCTGGATCTCACCAGCCAACTCCCACTGCATCAAGATGTTGGTGTACCAGTATGACAAAAATGGGAAGCCCATCTGTATTTCCTCTTGA
- the gpr139 gene encoding putative G-protein coupled receptor 139 isoform X1 — MEHSHIFPVFPPNGSTWSPGEHPSEFAQGCPLGPLPVIYYSVLLCLGLPANILTVVILSQLVLRRQKSSYNYLLALAAADILVLLLIVFVDFILEDFILATPLPLSLNNAVQVLEFSSIHTSIWITVPLTIDRYIAVCHPLRYHTVSYPARTRRVIFAVYIGCLLSAAPYYWWPELWHSLPGVSGGGGGVEGNRRTVAQHVLVWAHCATVYLLPCTVFFSLNAGIVCKLRRRRSCFRLRGYSTGKTTAILLAITSIFAVLWAPRTLMILYHFYSPPPASQGAGRLLHMLTDLANMLALLNTGVNFFLYCFISKRFRGMAANVLRALVHCRKQPPPFYASHNFSITSSPWISPANSHCIKMLVYQYDKNGKPICISS; from the exons ATGGAGCACAGCCACATCTTCCCTGTATTTCCCCCAAATGGGAGCACTTGGAGCCCAGGGGAGCATCCCTCTGAGTTTGCCCAGGGATGCCCTCTCGGACCACTGCCTGTCATCTACTACAGTGTCCTGCTCTGTCTCGGCCTGCCGG CTAACATCCTGACCGTGGTTATCCTGTCCCAGCTGGTGCTGCGTCGCCAGAAGTCTTCCTACAACTATCTCCTGGCTCTGGCAGCCGCTGACATCCTGGTCCTGCTCCTCATTGTTTTTGTCGACTTCATATTGGAGGATTTTATTTTGGCAACGCCGCTGCCTCTGTCATTAAACAATGCGGTGCAGGTTCTGGAGTTCTCCTCCATCCACACCTCCATCTGGATCACCGTGCCTCTCACCATTGACCGTTACATTGCTGTTTGCCACCCGCTGCGCTACCATACAGTCTCCTACCCGGCCCGCACACGAAGGGTGATATTTGCTGTGTATATTGGGTGCTTGCTCTCTGCAGCTCCTTATTACTGGTGGCCTGAGCTGTGGCACAGCCTGCCTGGGGTgagtggtggtggaggaggagtggAGGGCAACAGGAGAACCGTGGCCCAGCATGTCCTGGTGTGGGCCCACTGCGCCACTGTCTACCTCCTCCCCTGCACTGTCTTCTTCTCCCTAAATGCTGGCATTGTTTGTAAGCTACGCCGACGACGCAGCTGTTTCCGTCTGCGTGGCTACTCTACCGGCAAGACCACCGCCATTCTCCTTGCCATCACCTCCATTTTCGCAGTTTTGTGGGCGCCACGTACCCTCATGATCCTCTATCACTTCTACTCCCCTCCACCAGCCTCACAAGGTGCCGGTCGACTGCTCCACATGCTCACCGATCTGGCGAACATGCTAGCGTTGCTCAACACTGGGGTCAACTTCTTCCTCTACTGCTTCATCAGCAAGCGTTTCCGGGGCATGGCGGCCAACGTGCTGCGAGCCTTGGTCCACTGCCGGAAGCAGCCGCCGCCGTTCTACGCCAGCCACAACTTTTCCATCACAAGCAGCCCCTGGATCTCACCAGCCAACTCCCACTGCATCAAGATGTTGGTGTACCAGTATGACAAAAATGGGAAGCCCATCTGTATTTCCTCTTGA